The sequence CACGGTCGACCGCGGCGCGCTCGGCGACACCGTGATCGAGGACGGCGTGCGGCTGGACAACCAGATCCAGATCGCCCACAACGTCCACATCGGCCGCCACACCGCGATGGCCGGCTGCGTCGGCGTGGCCGGCAGCACCCGGATCGGCGCCTACTGCACCTTCGGCGGCAGCGCGATGATCCTGGGCCACCTCGAGATCGCCGACCGCGTCAACGTGATGGCCGGCACGCTGGTCGGCAAATCCATCCTCAAGCCAGGCACCTACGTCGGCCAGTACCCGGTCCAGACGCACGAGGACTGGCTGGCCAACGCCTCGCACCTGCGCAGGCTCGATGCGCTGGTCACCCGCCTGAAAACAGTCGAACGTAAAGTCGGCCGCGACGATGCCGACCAGGGAGAACATGCATGACCCAAGTACTCGAAGCCATGGACATCCAGGGCATTCTCGACCACCTGCCGCACCGCTTCCCGTTCCTGCTGATCGACCGCATCACCGAGCTGGTGCCGGGCGAGCGCATCGTGGCGCTGAAGAACGTGTCCTACAACGAGCCGTTCTTCGTCGGCCACTTCCCCAAGTACCCGGTGATGCCGGGCGTGCTGATCGTCGAGGCGATGGCCCAGGCGGCCGGCGTGCTGAGCTTCCGCACCACCGGCGACAAGCCCAAGGACGGCTTCCTCTACCTGTTCGCCGGCATCGACGACGTGCGCTTCAAGTCGCAGGTCACGCCCGGCGACCAGATGCTGATCGAGGTCAAGCTCGAACGCCGCCTGCGCAATATCTGGAAGTACAAGGCGGTGGCGCGCGTCGGCGGCAACGTGGTGGCCGAGGCCAGCCTGATGTGCGCCCAGGTGCCGACCGGCGACAAGGCCGCCGCCAAGGCGCCCGCACCGGCGGCCGCCTGAGGACGAACGCATGGCCCGCATCCATCCCAGCGCCGTGGTGCACCCGGCTGCCGAGCTCGCCGACGACGTCGAGATCGGCCCGTTCTGCCTGATCGGCGAACACGTGCGCATCGGCGCCGGCACGCGCGTCGGCCCGCACAACGTGATCGACGGCCACACGGTGATCGGCGAGCGCAACGTGTTCCACGGCTCGGCCCACATCGGCTGCGCGCCGCAGGACAAGAAGTACCGCGGCGAGCCGACCCGGCTGGTGATCGGCGACGGCAACACCGTCTACCAGTTCGTCACCATCTCGACCGGCACCAGCCAGGACGAGGGCATCACCTCGCTCGGCGACGACAACTGGATCATGGCCTATGTCCACATCGCCCACGACTGCCGGCTGGGCAGCCACCTGATCCTGGCCAACAACGCCACGCTGGCCGGCCACGTGCATGCCGGCGACTGGGTGTTCCTCGGCGGCTTCACCTCGGTGCACCAGTTCTGCAAGATCGGCGCGCACGCGATGACGGCCTTCACCGCCGCGGTCACGCAGGACGTGCCGCCCTACGTGACTGCCGCCGGCAACCGCGCCGCGCCGGCCGGCATCAACAGCGAAGGCCTGCGCCGCCGCGGCTTCGACAATGCGCAGATCCTCGAGATCAAGCGCGCCTACAAGCTGCTCTACCGCCAGGGCCTGACGCTCGAGGAGGCGATCGCCGAGATCACCGCGCGCGCGGCCGAGCGGCCCGAGCTGCAGGCCTTCGTCGATTTCTTCCCCACCGCGACGCGCGGCCTGATCCGCTGATCCGATGGCGGGCATCAGTCTGTTCGACGGCTACAAGGGTCCGCGCATCGCCGTCGTGGCCGGCGAGGCTTCGGGCGATCTGCTCGGCGCCGCGCTGATCGAGGCGGTGCTGCGCCGCGTGCCCGAGGCGCGCTTCGCCGGCATCGCCGGGCCGAAGATGCAGTCGGCCGGCGCCAAGAGCCTGTTCCCGATGGAAAAGCTGGCGGTGCGCGGCTACCTCGAGGTGCTCAAGCACCTGCGCGAACTGCTCGGCATCCGCGCCGAGCTGCGCGATGCCTGCCTGGCCGAGAAGCCCGACCTATTCATCGGCGTCGACGCGCCCGATTTCAACCTGGGCCTCGAACAGAAGCTCAAGGATGCCGGCATCCCGACGATTCACTACGTCAGTCCGTCGATCTGGGCCTGGCGCGGCGAGCGCGTGCACAAGATCAAGGCCGCCACCGACGAGGTGCTGTGCCTGTTCCCGTTCGAGAAGCCGCTGTACGACGCGGTCGGCGCCAAGGCGACCTATGTCGGCCACCCGCTGGCCGACCAGATGGCGCTGACGGTCGACCGCGCCGCACTGCGCGAGACGCTGGGCCTGCGCGAGAAGCAGCTGGTGTTCACCCTGCTGCCCGGCAGCCGGGTCAGCGAGATCGAATTCCACGCCGAGCTGTTCATCGAGACTGCGCGGCTGCTGCATGCACGCTACCCCGAGGCGCAGTTCCTGGTACCGCTGGTGACGCGCGAGACGCGCGAGCTGTTCGATAGCGCGCGCTACCGACTCAAGGCGCTCGAGCTGCCGCTGCGGATGATGTTCGGCCATGCCCAGGAAGCGATGCAGGCGGCCGACGCGATCCTGGTCGCCTCTGGCACCGCCACCCTGGAAGCCATGCTGGCCAAGCGGCCGATGGCGATCACCTATCGGCTGTCCGAGACCACCTACAAGCTGGTGCGCAAGAAGATGCGGCTGCCCTATGTCGGCCTGCCCAACGTGCTGGCCGGCCGCTTCGTGGTGCCCGAGCTGCTGCAGGCCGACGCCACGCCGGCCAACCTGGCGCAGGCGCTGGGCAACCTGGTCGACGACCGCCGGCTCGGCAAGGCGCTGGCTGAGTTCTTCGGCGAGCAGCACCTGGCGCTGCGGCAGGATGCGGCCGAGCGCGCCGCCGACGCGGTGGTGGCCTACCTGGGGCGCCGGCGGTGAGCTGGGTCTGCGGTGTCGACGAAGCCGGCCGCGGGCCGCTGGCCGGCTCGGTGTTCGCCGCCGCGGTGATCCTCGACCCGGCGCGGCCGATCGCCGGCCTGGCCGACTCCAAGACGCTGACCGCGGCACGGCGCGAAGCGCTGGCGCTGGAGATCCGCGCCCACGCGCTGGCCTGGTCGGTGGCCCGCGCCAGCGTGGCCGAGATCGACACGCTGAACATCCTCAAGGCCACCATGCTGGCCATGCGCCGCGCGGTCGAAGGCCTGGCGCAGGCGCCGGCCGAGGCGCTGATCGACGGCAACCGCGTGCCGCCGGGGCTGGCCTGCCGCGCGCGCGCCATTGTCAAGGGCGATGCGCTGGAGCCGGCCATCTCGGCCGCCTCGATCCTGGCCAAGGTCGGCCGCGACGCCGAACTGGTCGAGCTCGACCTGCTCCATCCGGGCTACGGCTTCGCCGTGCACAAGGGCTACCCCACGCCGGCCCACCTGGCCGCGCTCGACCGGCTCGGCCCCTGTGCCGAGCACCGCACCAGCTTCGCCCCGGTACGCGAGCGCCTGGCCGCCCGCCAAGCCGCATTCTGGTAGGCTTCGGCCTGCGCCGGCCAAGCCGCGCCGGTGCTTGCGCAGCGAGCCGTGTTGCTGCCCGCGCCGGCATTTGTCATTCGCGACACGCGCCAACTAATATTCGACCGTTGCGTCGCCCTCGGACGCGTCAACCGGCCACAGAGCCGATGGGAGCTTCACTCGATGTTCGTGATCATCGGCTACATCTTCATGTCGGTCTGCATCTTCGGCGCCTACGCGATGCATGGCGGCCACCTGGGCGTGCTGTGGCAACCGTCTGAGATCGTCATCATCTTCGGCGGCGGCATCGGCGCGATGATCGTGGCCTACGGCTCCTCGCTCAAGAGCGTGCTCAAGGCCGTGCCGACGGTGTTCAAGGGCAGCGCCTACGGCAAGTCCTTCTACATGGACCTGTTCGCGCTGCTGTACGAGATCCTCTCCAAGGTGCGCAAGGAAGGCCTGATGTCGATCGAGGGCGACGTCGAGAATCCCGATGCCAGCCCGCTGTTCTCCAAGTACGCCACCGTCGCGCGCGACCACCACGTGATCGAATTCCTGTGCGACTACCTGCGCCTGATGGTGGGCGGCAACCTGAACGCCTTCGAGATCGAGAACCTGATGGACGTCGAGATCGAGACCCACCACCACGAGGCCGAGGTGCCGGCGCAGTTCTTCGCCAAGCTCGGCGACGGCCTGCCGGCCTTCGGTATCGTCGCCGCGGTGATGGGCGTGGTGCATACCATGGGTTCGCTGCACCTGCCGCCGTCCGAGCTCGGCAAGCTGATCGGCGCGGCGCTGGTCGGTACCTTCATGGGTATCCTGCTGGCCTACGGCTTCGTCGGCCCGCTGGCCACCATCCTCGAGGGCAAGGCCAACGACAGCACCCGCGTGTTCCAGACCATCAAGGTCACCATCCTCGCCAGCCTCAACGGCTATGCGCCGCAGGTGGCGGTCGAGTTCGGCCGCAAGGCGATGGAAGGCGCGCTCCGGCCGAGCTTCCTCGAGCTCGAGGAATACGTGAAGAACAAGAAGGGCTAGTCGTCTAGCGTCATGGAGCGAGCACAGTGAGCGACGATTCCCAACGGCCCATAGTCGTCAAGAAGATCAAGAAGGGCGGCCATGGCCATCATGGCGGCGCCTGGAAGATCGCCTACGCCGACTTCGTCACGGCCATGATGGCCTTCTTCCTGCTGATGTGGCTGCTCGGCTCGTCGACCAAGGGCGATCTGCGCGGCATCGCCGACTATTTCCAGAACCCGTTCAAGGTCGCCCTCAACGGCGGCTCGGGCGCCGGCGACTCGACCAGCGTGCTGCAGGGCGGCGGGCTCGACATCTCGAAGAAGGCCGGCGAATTCCGCCGCACCAACGATCCGGGCGACAAGCGCATCCTGGGCGACCTGAAGAAGAAGCTCGAGGACGCGCTCAAGAACGCCGCCGGCAAGCTCGGCCAGTACAAGGACCAGATCCTGCTCGACATCACGCCCGAGGGCTTGCGGGTGCAAATCGTCGACCAGCAGAACCGGCCGATGTTCAAGAGCGGCAGCGCGCAGATGGAGGGCTACGCGGCCGACATCCTCAAGGAGATCGCCGCCATCCTCAACGAGGTGCCGAACCGCCTGTCGCTGTCGGGCCATACCGATTCGGCCGGCTTCTCGACCGGCGACAAGAGCTACAGCAACTGGGAGCTGTCGGCCGACCGCGCCAACGCCTCGCGCCGGCAACTGATCACCGGCGGCCTGGCCAGCGAGAAGATGCTGCGCGTGGTGGGCCTGGCCGACTCGGTGCCGTTCGACAAGGACAACCCGGCCAACCCGGTCAACCGCCGCATCAGCATCATCGTGCTGAACAAGGAAGCCGAGGAGAACATCATGAAGCTCGCCGGCAAGCAGGCCGGCGACGCCGCCGAGGTGACCGATCCGGCAGCGGCGATCGCGGCGGGTGCGGCGCCGGCCGCTGCCGCTGGAACGCCGGCGGCAGACGCGAAACCGTGAGACCGGCGCTGGCGGCCCTGCTGATCCAGTGCGGCGCCGCCGCGGCAGCCTTCGCGCTGGTCCGCGCCGCGGCCTTCCCTCCGGCGCTGTGGTGGCCGCTGCAGGCCGGCCTCGCCGCCGCCGCCAGCGTCGCCACCGGGCAGCCGCGCTGGTGGTGGCTGATCCATCTCGCCTTCATGCCGGCCGCCGCGCTGGCGCTGCGGCTCGGCTGGCCGCCTTGGCTCTACCTGTGCGCCTTCGCGCTGGCCTGGCTGCTGTTCGGCCGCATCGACCGCTCGCGCGTCCCGCTCTACCTCAGCAACCGGCTGGCGCTCGACGCGCTGCTGCAGCGCGTGCCGCCCGGCGGCCGGGTGCTCGATCTCGGCGCCGGCACCGGCACCGTGCTTGCCTACCTGGCACGCCGGCCCGGCATCGTGGTCGAAGGCGTTGAGCATGCCTGGCTGCCGTGGCTGCTGGCGCGCCTGCGGCTGCTGCGACGCGATGCCCGGGTCTGGCGCGGCGACCTGATGCGCTGGCCGCTGGCCGGCTACGATGTGGTGTATGCCTTCCTGTCGCCGGCGGCGATGCCGTCGCTGTGGCGGAAGGCGAGGGCGGAGATGCGTCCCGGCAGCCTGTTCGTCAGCAACAGCTTCCCGGTGCCGGACGTGGACGCCGACGAGATCATCGAACTCGACGACTGGAAGGGCGCGAGGCTCTATCTATGGCGGATGCGCTGAAACCGAAGCCGAAACCGGCCGCCGACACGCCGGAAACCCGTGCCTGGCTCGACTACTGGGCCCGCCGGCCGCTGCCCGTCCTGCAGTCGACCAAGGCCGGCCTGGCGGGCTTCGCCGGCAAGGGCGAATCGGCCCGGATCGGCGACATCGCCGACCTGGTGCTGCGCGATCCGCTGCTGACCGCGCACGCGCTGCGCCAGATCAACGGCCGCGAGCGCAGCAGCCTGGCCGCCGACGTGGTGTCGATCGAGAGCATCGTGATGCTGATGGGCGTCGATGCCTTCATCGGCCAGTTCTCCCGCCTGCCGGCGGTCGAATCGCTGCTGCTGCCCAAGCACGCGGCGCAGTACCACGCGCTGCTGCAGGAGGTGGCGACCGCGCGGCTGGCCGCCCGGCTGGCGCGCGACCTCGGTTTCCAGCGCTACGACGCCCACCTCGACGAAGTCTTCGCCACCGCCTTGCTGGCCCGCATCCCGCGCATGCTGCAGCACCTCGCGCCCGGCATGCCGACGCCGCCGGCCGATGCCGCGGTGCCGATGACGGCGTTGGCACGGCACTGGAAGCTGCCGGAGGTGTGCTCGAACCTGCTCGACCCGGAACACGGCGTCGAAGTGCAGCGCGGCGAGATCCAGCGAGCCGCGATCCGGCTGGCCGAGCATCTGCAGCTCGGCTGGTGGCAGGCGCCGATCGGCGCCGACCTGCAGCTCGCCGGCGAGGTGCTGGGCATCACCACGGCCGAGGTGTGGGCACTGGTGCGGCGGGCGCTGCTCGATTTCGCCCACCGCGACTGGCCCTATGCGCAGATCTTCCCGCCGGCGCGCTGGCTGGCGATGCTGCCGGGCGAGTGGCCCAAACCGCAGCCCAAGGCCGCCGCGGCGCCGGCCAAGGCCGGCTTCAACGAGTTGTTGCGCGGCCTGCAGGCGGCCGGCGACAGCGGCGCCTCGTTCAACCAGATCATGACCCACGCGATCCGTGCGCTGGCCGAGGGCGCCGGCTTCAAGCGCATCCTGTTCGGCCTGATGGTGGCCGGCCAGCGTTCGCTGAAGACGCGCTACGTGTTCGGCGCGCCGGCCGACGATCCGCTGCGCGCCTTCGAGATCGAGCTCGGCACGCCGCACCTGTTCAGCAAGCTCCTGCTCAAGCCGCAGTCGGTCTGGCTCAACGTCGGCAACCGGCCGCAGTTCGAGGCGCTGCTGCCGCGCGGCCTGCGCCAGGCGGCCGGCGAGGGCGATTTCATGGCGATGTCGCTGTTCGTCAACGACAAGCCGGTCGGGCTGTTCTTCGCCGACAGCCAGGGCGGCGCGCTCAGCGATGCGCAGTACGCCGGCTTCAAGCAGGTCTGCCTGCTCACCGGCCAATGCCTGACCCGCCAGGCGCGCAGGCTCGACCTGGGCGGCTGATTCCGATCCATTCTCCGTTTCAACCGTCCGGCGCAGCGCCGGCCCATCATATCGTTTCCATGGAAATCATCCAGTCCCGCCAGAACGCGCTGGTCAAGACCTGCGTCAAGCTGGCCAGCCACCGCCGCGAACGGCTCAAGAGCGGCGTGACCCTGCTCGACGGCCCGCACCTGATCCGCGCCGCGCTCGACGCCGGCCTGCCGCCGCAGCGCCTGCTGGTCGCCGCCGGCGCCGTCGACAAGCCCGAGATCGTCGACCTGCTCGGCCGTTTCGACGGCGTGCCGGCGGTGCTGGCCGACACGTTGTTCGGCGAATTGACCGAGTTGGAGTCGAGCAGCGGCATCCTGGCCGTCTGGCCGGTGCCGGCAGCGCCCGCGCCGCGCCGCGACGGCCTGGTACTGGCGCTCGACGGGGTGCAGGACCCGGGCAACGTCGGCGCGATGCTGCGCACCGCCGCGGCGGCTGGCGTGGCGCAGGCCTGGCTCAGCCCGGCCTGCGCCGACGCCTGGTCGCCCAAGGTGCTGCGCGCCGGCATGGGCGCGCATTTCCTGCTGCCGCTGGTGGAAAGGGCCGATCTGCCGGCGCTGCTGGCCGATTTCGGCGGCCGCCGCGCCGCCACCCTGCTGCAGGGCAGCGTGCCGCTCTACGCGGCCGACCTGCGCGGCGATCTGGCCTTGGTGATGGGCAGCGAGGGCGGCGGTGTCAGCGAGGAGGTGGCGGCGCTGACCGAGCTGCGGCTGCGCATCCCGATGCGGGCCGGGCTCGAGTCGCTCAACGTCGGCGCGGCCGCCGCGATCTGCCTGTACGAGCGGCTACGCCAGGCGGGCGGCGAGGCGGTCCAGGCCGACCCGGCGTAGCCAGCCGCTGACGTCGGCCAGCATGATCAGGTTGCCGACCACCGCGCAGGCGATGCCGGCCACCGTGTACAGCTGCCATTGGAAGCCCTCGAACCAGGCCGACAGCAGCAGCGCGGCGATCGGCACCGCCACCGCGATATAGCCCGAGCGCGCGGCGCCGATGCGGCCCAGCAGGGTCAGGTAGGCGGCGAAGGCCAGCACCGAACCGAACACCGCGAGGTAGAACAGCGAGCCGAGATAGCTCGGCCGGGTGTCGAACACCAGCGGCTGGCCGCTGAGCAGGGTGAACAGCAGCGCGGTGCCGCCGCCGACCAGCATGCCGTAGCCGATGCCGGGCAATAGCGGCAGCGCGGCATCGCGGTTGCGCTGCGCCACCAGGTTGCCGAGCGAGGCCAGCAGGGCGGCGCCGAGGCCGAAACCGACCCCGATCCAGCCCGACGCGTCGTTGACGCCGCGCAGTTCGGGCCAGAACACCAGCGCGATGCCGGCGATGCCGAGGCCGGCGCCGAGCGCCGACTTGGCGTCGATGCGGCGGCCGAAGGCGAAGCGGGCGCCGACCAGGTTGATCACCACCATGCTCGAGTTGAGCACCGCCATCAGGCCGGACGCGATATGGCGTTCGGCCTCGTAGACCATCATGTAGCTCACGCCGAACATCAGTACCCCCTGCAGCGCGGCCCAGCGCAACTCGGCGCCCGAGAGGCGCAGCCGCTCGCGCCGCCAGGCGCACCACGCCAGCATCAGGATGCCGGCCAGCAGGAAACGGTAGGCGACCGAAGCGCTGGCCGGTACCACGCCGTACTGCAGCGTGATGGCCAGCCAGGTCGAGCCCCAGATCAGCGTGGCGACGGCGTAGAGAAGGGCGTTGGGCATGGCGGCGGCCGGGAAGGGGAGCGGAAGGCCAGACTACGCGCCGGCATCGGCCGGCGGCAGGCACGGCTGGCGGACACGCTGGCCGACTGTGATGGTCGCCGTGGCGTGACAGTCGCGCCAGGCCGTGCTGCCCGATGCAGGTCGTGCGTATCGGTCCGGCTAGCGGCCGGCGCCGGTCTAGTCGATGGTCACCGTCGGCAGACTGGCGCTGCGCGAACCGGCCAGCGGCAGATTGTCCTGGCGGTGGTAGCCGTAGACCAGCGAGTACTTGGTCGCCTCGGTCCGGTTCCAGCCGGCGGCGTGGAAGGTCATCGCGTGGAAGAACACCACGTCGCCCGGCTCGAGCGAAGGGAATACCGCGCGTTCGATCAGCGCCGCGTTCTCCGGCAGGTCGGCCCGCAGGAAGGCGCGGTTCTCGAAGCGTTCGGCATCCAGTTCGAGCCGGTGCGAACCGGGCAGGAAGCCGAGGCTGCCGTTCTCCGGATATTCGCGGCCCAGCGCCAGCCAGACCGACACCAGGTTGTTGTCCTCGAAACTCCAGTAGCGGATGTCGCGATGCCAGTGGGTGACGCTCGAATAGGCCGGCTGCTTGGTCATCAGGCTGTTGTGATGGGCCTGGGTGAGCGCGATGCGCGGTGAGCCGAGCAGCTGCTTGACGCGATCGGTCATGCGCGGATCCTGCGCCCAGCGGCGGAACGCTTCGTCGCGCTGGTAGACCTGGCGCAGTCGCCGCGCGGTGCGGCCGCCGACCGCGTCGAGCGAGGCCGGGGCGCCCGGGTAGTTCGTCTCGGCCTCGTATTCGATCGGCTCGACGGCGCGGGCGAGGTGGTCGTTGGCCACCGCGAGGATGGCCTCGCGCGTGGCGGCGTCGGCCAGGCCGCGGACCACGACGAAGCCGTGTTCATGGAAATCGTTCAGCTCGGCGGGAGAGAGGAGGGTGGCAGGCATGGCGTGGGCGGCGGAATCGCAGGAAAGCGCGGCGCAGGGAATCGGAGAGGCGCATTCTAACGCCGGCCCATGCCGGCAGGAATTGTGCTTGCTCAAATGCGTGCCGCGGCAAACGTGCGCGCGCCGGCCCGGTCGAAACGGAAGGCGCGGCACGCAAGCGCCGGGCCACGCGCCGCGACGGCCGCCGGGCCCGGTGGGCGGCCGCGCTATAATCGCCGGGACTGGAGCCCTGCCATGCCGACTGCCATTGCCATTCATGCCGATCTGCCGCTCGCCTGGCACCCCGACCAGGCGCCGGCGACGGGCGACGGCGTCCTGCTGCTGCGGGTGCTGTCGCTGCTCGAAGCCTCGCCGCCGCACCTGGACGACGAGGACGGCCCCGATAGCCTGCGCTGGCAGGCGCTCGAGGCCCGCATCGACCTCTGCCTGCAACTGATCGGCCAATTGCTGGCCCGCGGCGCGCCGCTGCCGCCGGTCGCCAGCGTGGCGCTGAACGGCGAGTCGGCGCGCTGGCGGGCGGCCGCGCCGATCGCGCCCGGCGAGCGCGGTGCGCTGGGGCTCTACCTCAGCCCGCGCATCCCGCAGGCGCTGCTGCTGCCGGCCGTCATCACCGGCTGCAGCCCCGACGGCGACCGTTGGCTGGTCGACGCGCATTTCGAGCTGCACGACGACGAGCTGCAGGACTGGCTCGACAAGACCATTTTCCGCCGCCACCGGCGCGAGATCTTCGACCGCAAACATCCCTCGCATGACGACTGAGCTTCCTCTCCAATGGGCCGCCTGGCTCGCCGACGAAACCGCCAAACCATACTGGGCCGAGCTGCAGGCCTTCCTCGCCGCCGAAGCCGCCGCCGGCAAGACCATCTACCCGCCGGCCGAGCTCCGCTATGCGGCGCTCGAAGCGGTCGCACCGAGCGAGGTGAAGGTGGTGATCCTGGGCCAGGATCCCTACCACGGCCCAGGCCAGGCGCATGGTTTCAGCTTCTCGGTGCCGCGGGGCGTGCGGCCACCGCCTTCGCTGCTCAACATCTTCAAGGAAATCGCCCGCGACCTCGGCCATACCCCGCCGGGCCACGGCAACCTGGTGGACTGGGCCGGGCAGGGCGTGCTGCTGCTCAACAGCGTGCTCACCGTCGAGGCCGGCCAGGCCGGCTCGCATCGCAAGCGCGGCTGGGAACGCTTCACCGACGCGCTGGTGGCCAAGCTGGCGCGCGAGCGCGAGCACCTGGTCTTCATGCTGTGGGGTGGTTATGCCGAGGCCAAGCAGTCGCTGATCGACCCGGCGCGCCATTGCGTGCTGCTGTCGCCCCACCCGTCGCCGCTGTCGGCCCATCGCGGCTTCATCGGCAATGGCCATTTCTCGGCCGCCAACCGCTACCTGGCCGAGCACGGCATCGCGCCGATCGACTGGGCCTTGCGCTGATCCGACCTCCGGCCCGATCGGGTCGGCGCCGTTTCGCGTCGTGGTGCCCGAAAGCTCGCCGGGCCGATAAAGCAAAAAGCCGCCCGAGGGCGGCTTTTGCATGAAGCGGATCGGCGGGACGATCAGACGCCCAGCTCCTCGACCCAGGCCAGCGCCGACACGTGCGCCTTGTTGAGCATCTCCGGCGTGAGCTGGAGCTGTTCGCACAGGCGCGGCACGTCGGCCATGTCCGGGTCTTCGCAGGCCTCGGCCAGCTCGATGAAGGGGCCGTAGATGCCGGTGCGCGACAGCAGCGCCTCGGACACGCTGTCGGGCAGCAGCAGCGTTTCGAGGATCTTGTCCATCGGCATGTCGAGCATCACGTCGAGCAGCGAGAACACGCCGACGATGAACAGGTTGTCGCGGTCGGTGCCGTCGAGCAGGTGGCTGCCGAGCAGCTCGACCAGCCGGCCGCGCGTGACCGCGGTCTTCATCAGCGCCGGCGGCGTGCCCGCGTCGGAGCTGGCGGTGACCAGCAGCAGCGTGAGCCAGCGGTACAGCTTCTGGTAGCCGAGGATGGTGACGGCATGGCGGAACGAGTGGATCTCGCACGACAGGCCGAAGCCGGCCGAGTTGATATAGCGCAGCAGCTTGAACGACAGCGCCACGTCGCGCTTGAGCGCGTTCTCGATCTCGACGATCTCGGCGTTGTTCCTGAGCATGTTCAAGAGGCTCAGGATGTTGGCGTAGGCCGGATTGATGATCTTGGCCGACAGCGTTTCCGGGTGGGCGAAGTAGTAGCCCTGGAAGCAGTCGAGGCCGACGTCGAGGCAGAACTTGAACTCGTCCTTGGTTTCGACCTTCTCGGCGACCTGCAGCACCGGGAACTTGCGCAGCTCCTTGGACAGGCTCTTGACGTTCTCCAGGCCCAGTTGCTGGATGTCCAGCTTCACGTAGTTGGCGAACTCGAGGAAAGGGGCGGTCTGCGGCGTGTAGGTGAAGTCGTCGAGCGCGATGCCGAAGCCCTGGGCGCGCAGTTCCTTGGCGCGGGCCAGCAATTCGGGCGTGGCGTTGACCGATTCGACGATTTCGAGCACCACGCGCTGCGGGTGCAGGAGCTCGAGGAAATTGCTCTCGAGCATGGAGGTGGCGACGTTGACGAAGGCGAGCTTGCTGCCGACCAGCCAATCGGCGCCCATGTTCGAGAGGGTGTTGACGAGGATGTTGGTCCCCGCCTGCATGTCGCTCGAGAAGTCGGCCGTCAGGGACGACTGGTCGAGCCGGAACAGCAATTCATAACCGATGATCTGCTGCTGTCGGTTGAGGATGGGTTGGCGGCCGATGAAGGCGTTGTTCTGCATGTTGACTCGCGATGTTCGGAATCGGTCCGGGGGCCATGAAAACGGCGGTCTTCATTATGCAGACCGCCGTCATAGTTGGCAATTTGCTTACCCTGTCATAACCCCGTCAGACAAGCTTCAGCCCTTGTGGGTAAGTAGGTTGAGGAGTTGGCTGGTCTTGATCGCCGACTGTTCGGAATTGGATTCGTCGAGCAGGTCTTCCATGTCGAGCACCAGCACCACCGAGCCGTCGCCCGACAGCGTCGCGCCGGCGATGCCGCGCGGGCGGATGTTCTGCAGCGGCTTGATCACCACGTCGTCGCGGCCGATGAAGCTGTCGATCGCCAGGATGAAACTGTGCTCGGACGACTGCATCAGCACGCCGAACTGCGGCGTCTGGGTCGCTTCCCAGCCGATCATGCGGGCCAGCGAGCGGACCGACAGGATCTCGTCGCGCACCACGATGGTGGCGCGGCCGGAGACCTCCTGCACCTGTTCCGGACGGATCGGGATGATCTCGCGCACCATCGCCAGCGGCACCGCGAACGGCTGGTCGCATACGCGCACCACCAGCACCGGCAGGATCGCCAGCGTCAGCGGCAGCGAGATGGCGAAGCGCGAGCCCTCGCCGACCACCGACTGGATGTCGATGCGGCCGTTGAGCTTCTGGATGTTGGTCTTCACCACGTCCATGCCGACGCCGCGGCC is a genomic window of Chitinimonas koreensis containing:
- a CDS encoding TrmH family RNA methyltransferase; the encoded protein is MEIIQSRQNALVKTCVKLASHRRERLKSGVTLLDGPHLIRAALDAGLPPQRLLVAAGAVDKPEIVDLLGRFDGVPAVLADTLFGELTELESSSGILAVWPVPAAPAPRRDGLVLALDGVQDPGNVGAMLRTAAAAGVAQAWLSPACADAWSPKVLRAGMGAHFLLPLVERADLPALLADFGGRRAATLLQGSVPLYAADLRGDLALVMGSEGGGVSEEVAALTELRLRIPMRAGLESLNVGAAAAICLYERLRQAGGEAVQADPA
- a CDS encoding phytanoyl-CoA dioxygenase family protein, which produces MPATLLSPAELNDFHEHGFVVVRGLADAATREAILAVANDHLARAVEPIEYEAETNYPGAPASLDAVGGRTARRLRQVYQRDEAFRRWAQDPRMTDRVKQLLGSPRIALTQAHHNSLMTKQPAYSSVTHWHRDIRYWSFEDNNLVSVWLALGREYPENGSLGFLPGSHRLELDAERFENRAFLRADLPENAALIERAVFPSLEPGDVVFFHAMTFHAAGWNRTEATKYSLVYGYHRQDNLPLAGSRSASLPTVTID
- the ung gene encoding uracil-DNA glycosylase, with the protein product MTTELPLQWAAWLADETAKPYWAELQAFLAAEAAAGKTIYPPAELRYAALEAVAPSEVKVVILGQDPYHGPGQAHGFSFSVPRGVRPPPSLLNIFKEIARDLGHTPPGHGNLVDWAGQGVLLLNSVLTVEAGQAGSHRKRGWERFTDALVAKLAREREHLVFMLWGGYAEAKQSLIDPARHCVLLSPHPSPLSAHRGFIGNGHFSAANRYLAEHGIAPIDWALR
- a CDS encoding DMT family transporter: MPNALLYAVATLIWGSTWLAITLQYGVVPASASVAYRFLLAGILMLAWCAWRRERLRLSGAELRWAALQGVLMFGVSYMMVYEAERHIASGLMAVLNSSMVVINLVGARFAFGRRIDAKSALGAGLGIAGIALVFWPELRGVNDASGWIGVGFGLGAALLASLGNLVAQRNRDAALPLLPGIGYGMLVGGGTALLFTLLSGQPLVFDTRPSYLGSLFYLAVFGSVLAFAAYLTLLGRIGAARSGYIAVAVPIAALLLSAWFEGFQWQLYTVAGIACAVVGNLIMLADVSGWLRRVGLDRLAARLA
- a CDS encoding EAL and HDOD domain-containing protein, whose product is MQNNAFIGRQPILNRQQQIIGYELLFRLDQSSLTADFSSDMQAGTNILVNTLSNMGADWLVGSKLAFVNVATSMLESNFLELLHPQRVVLEIVESVNATPELLARAKELRAQGFGIALDDFTYTPQTAPFLEFANYVKLDIQQLGLENVKSLSKELRKFPVLQVAEKVETKDEFKFCLDVGLDCFQGYYFAHPETLSAKIINPAYANILSLLNMLRNNAEIVEIENALKRDVALSFKLLRYINSAGFGLSCEIHSFRHAVTILGYQKLYRWLTLLLVTASSDAGTPPALMKTAVTRGRLVELLGSHLLDGTDRDNLFIVGVFSLLDVMLDMPMDKILETLLLPDSVSEALLSRTGIYGPFIELAEACEDPDMADVPRLCEQLQLTPEMLNKAHVSALAWVEELGV
- a CDS encoding PilZ domain-containing protein, which translates into the protein MPTAIAIHADLPLAWHPDQAPATGDGVLLLRVLSLLEASPPHLDDEDGPDSLRWQALEARIDLCLQLIGQLLARGAPLPPVASVALNGESARWRAAAPIAPGERGALGLYLSPRIPQALLLPAVITGCSPDGDRWLVDAHFELHDDELQDWLDKTIFRRHRREIFDRKHPSHDD